A single genomic interval of Helianthus annuus cultivar XRQ/B chromosome 6, HanXRQr2.0-SUNRISE, whole genome shotgun sequence harbors:
- the LOC110896478 gene encoding uncharacterized protein LOC110896478, producing the protein MEGSKKGEGKKKMVGSGSKSRPQDKRGSGGSSVPFNPQLGFASHTQPPFYFNQPMHQPFGYDTQPTQNWMQYGPRMTQAGYYDYSQEAQNAFDPFAFQNPMSQSPTQDEQDDADEEFVPETQEHELHDIDEDVADEPEKKKAKAKRENWSPRQEEALAKAFVHCTLNKRKGNQQKKDSFWKKVLNHFNETVGGSNRTHHQVRSKWVTMQTKINTFNGLYHQADRLRPSGSDDAYVMKQALKDYKSKENIEFAHVAAWEVVRTSEKWSPVPLLNEESSGSGLKRKSSDSGNYARGSPNVEISSGFTIPDINEDPSPPPPRRQTRKEKKDKGPSSKNEDPRDITSKFEEYKAMKKEIMEIKRVREEKYLTLADEQREALRQTMYEKDFEWYNRPTDDLNPKMLEVALARKREIAKKYGWPCDF; encoded by the exons ATGGAAGGCTCAAAGAAGGGTGAAGGCAAGAAGAAAATGGTAGGGTCCGGTTCAAAGTCGAGGCCTCAAGATAAACGTGGTTCGGGTGGTAGTAGTGTCCCGTTTAATCCGCAACTTGGGTTTGCGAGTCACACCCAACCTCCGTTTTATTTTAACCAACCCATGCATCAACCTTTCGGTTATGATACCCAACCCACCCAAAATTGGATGCAATACGGTCCGAGGATGACTCAAGCCGGTTATTACGATTACTCCCAAGAAGCGCAaaatgcttttgacccgtttgcttttCAAAACCCAATGTCACAATCACCAACCCAAGACGAACAAGATGACGCCGATGAGGAGTTCGTGCCGGAAACACAAGAACATGAGTTACATGATATTGATGAAGATGTTGCGGATGAACCggaaaaaaaaaaagcaaaagccAAACGGGAAAATTGGTCGCCTAgacaagaagaggcgttggcaaaGGCTTTTGTTCATTGCACTTTGAATAAAAGAAAAGGCAATCAACAAAAGAAGGATAGCTTTTGGAAGAAAGTTCTAAACCACTTTAACGAAACGGTCGGCGGAAGTAATCGAACCCACCACCAAGTTCGATCAAAATGGGTGACGATGCAAACAAAAATTAACACATTCAACGGTCTATATCATCAAGCG GATCGTTTACGTCCTAGCGGGAGTGACGACGCATATGTAATGAAACAAGCGTTAAAGGATTACAAAAGCAAAGAAAATATTGAGTTCGCTCATGTTGCGGCTTGGGAGGTTGTTAGAACAAGTGAAAAGTGGTCGCCGGTACCTTTGTTGAATGAAGAAAGCTCCGGTTCGGGTCTAAAAAGAAAGTCTTCGGATTCGGGAAATTATGCCCGAGGATCACCGAATGTCGAAATCTCAAGCGGTTTCACTATTCCCGACATAAACGAGGatccttcaccaccaccaccaagacGACAAACGAGAAAGGAGAAAAAGGACAAAGGGCCGTCTTCAAAAAACGAAGATCCAAGAGATATAACAAGCAAATTCGAAGAGTACAAGGCCATGAAAAAAGAGATAATGGAAATTAAACGTGTACGAGAAGAAAAATATTTGACCTTGGCCGATGAGCAACGAGAGGCGTTGCGACAAACAATGTACGAGAAGGACTTTGAGTGGTATAATCGGCCTACCGACGACCTTAACCCGAAGATGTTGGAAGTCGCACTCGCTAGAAAACGGGAGATCGCAAAAAAATATGGATGGCCTtgtgatttttag
- the LOC110894334 gene encoding putative F-box/kelch-repeat protein At3g22730, with amino-acid sequence MSDNIPFEIQAEIFKRLPVISLIQIRSVCKAWKFLIDSDDFMKNYSGQTQHLLARVSLNTHHLVNMLRNSYIIGSSHGLLCLYGDYQEGHDGPLSGTGRVVLWNPCIRKAVAVAVPNVADRRIYETGLGFGVCRETNDPKILKITHINMWGHRESVTCIPWQVEVFPLSTGAWRSPYTSNLPRNSIEFDYDNTVVIDGMIYWLATDRITADGGFQSYNNLIISFDMTSEEFREVNLLDGLAHQSIDGLSIYKLRESLLVLERDVEANNLVFRVWMMEDVVPKSFTKLFTINIPDNVSEVYVTGFRKTGEPILDSLPCYPEWTGSLAVYEPCSKSISSLGIDGRDFSHYVYSYIESLLLL; translated from the exons ATGTCCGACAATATACCATTCGAAATCCAAGCCGAAATCTTCAAAAGGCTTCCGGTCATATCCTTGATCCAAATTCGATCGGTCTGCAAAGCATGGAAGTTTCTCATCGACAGCGACGATTTTATGAAGAATTACAGCGGCCAGACGCAACATCTACTTGCAAG AGTCTCCCTGAACACTCACCATTTGGTTAACATGCTTCGAAATTCTTACATAATCGGCAGCTCTCACGGTTTGTTGTGTTTGTATGGGGATTATCAAGAGGGCCATGATGGTCCCCTCTCTGGAACAGGCAGAGTTGTTCTTTGGAATCCTTGCATTAGAAAAGCTGTTGCTGTTGCCGTGCCGAATGTGGCAGATAGGAGGATTTACGAAACCGGTTTAGGTTTTGGTGTTTGTCGTGAGACTAATGACCCTAAGATTCTCAAGATTACACATATTAATATGTGGGGCCACAGGGAAAGTGTAACTTGCATTCCTTGGCAGGTTGAAGTTTTTCCGTTAAGCACAGGGGCTTGGAGAAGTCCATATACCAGCAATCTTCCCCGTAATTCGATTGAATTTGATTACGATAACACGGTAGTTATAGATGGAATGATTTATTGGCTTGCTACTGATAGGATTACTGCTGATGGTGGATTTCAGTCTTATAATAATCTGATTATTTCATTTGATATGACAAGTGAAGAATTCCGAGAAGTAAACCTTCTAGACGGTTTAGCACACCAGTCGATTGATGGTCTGTCAATTTATAAGCTGAGAGAGTCTCTTCTTGTGCTTGAACGCGATGTAGAGGCCAATAACCTAGTTTTTCGTGTATGGATGATGGAGGATGTTGTTCCAAAATCGTTTACAAAGTTATTTACTATTAATATACCAGATAATGTATCAGAAGTTTATGTAACGGGATTTAGGAAGACAGGCGAACCTATACTTGATAGTTTACCATGCTATCCTGAGTGGACTGGATCACTTGCTGTTTATGAACCCTGCTCAAAATCTATTAGCAGTCTTGGGATTGATGGAAGAGATTTTTCACATTATGTGTATTCCTACATCGAATCACTACTTCTGCTTTGA
- the LOC110892572 gene encoding uncharacterized protein LOC110892572, translating into MSERPPGGLTGNTEPNPRGYVNAVMTRSGKTTGPNISDSQPITKAVPTDTPDEVQARRGSASTAQVQEPVKEHTPPVPYPGRLKKQKNEKQYAQMPKYAKFLKDILSNKQKLEDMSCVVMNESCSAILQNRLPTKMGDPGSFTLTCLIGNMSVSHALADWGASINLMPYKVFTKLDLGESSPTRMSIRLADRSIKYPRGFVENMLVKIDKFVFPVDFVILDMDEDSRVPLIL; encoded by the exons ATGTCGGAGAGACCCCCAGGTGGTCTTACAGGCAACACAGAGCCAAATCCGCGAGGGTATGTAAATGCGGTTATGACCAGGAGTGGCAAGACTACCGGACCCAACATATCGGACTCACAACCGATCACCAAAGCGGTCCCGACTGATACACCGGACGAGGTTCAAGCCAGGCGAGGctcagcaagtacagcacaagtccaggagccagTCAAAGAGCACACTCCTCCAGTTCCATATCCGGGTAGGCTGAAGAAACAGAAAAACGAAAAACAGtacg CCCAGATGCCGAAATACGCGAAATTCTTAAAAGACATCCTCTCGAATAAGCAGAAGCTTGAGGACATGTcctgtgtggtgatgaatgaaagCTGCTCTGCCATTCTTCAAAATCGTCTACCCACGAAGATGGGAGATCCGGGTAGTTTTACGCTTACTTGCTTGATTGGAAatatgtctgttagccatgcattaGCTGATTGGGGAGCGAGTATCAACCTTATGCCCTATAAGGTTTTTACAAAGTTGGATCTAGGTGAGTCGTCGCCTACACGAATGAGCATTCGACTAGCTGATCGTTCTATCAAGTATCCACGTGGGTTTGTTGAGAATATGCTTGTTAAGATTGACAAGTTTGTGTTTcccgtggactttgttatcctGGATATGGATGAGGACTCTAGggtgcctttgattctctga